A single Branchiostoma floridae strain S238N-H82 chromosome 11, Bfl_VNyyK, whole genome shotgun sequence DNA region contains:
- the LOC118426358 gene encoding uncharacterized protein LOC118426358, whose protein sequence is MQLRGSTDMKALSVTCLLSLLFVPLHQTASAAVPAPQAELAEDNPALVDRVIDSVLADNGDELDSALREVRGRLDEQEEYATSNSEDAQVNGKEKKNIFTSQLKEMLDSVLSPNDKKHQTKADSTLHGGTDEKFTSGQNTQDVTEKRNTELGSEKEQDANGKEKKTISTPQLKEIWKNVLDHNTGNHPLAGVRRDQSTAEETMPVAGSAVETMPVAENAVGSGPNTHEKKSAKVFLAQAAKDIGTKVVDKLGDRIAEGVVENHQEEVVNGLQNYFSSQLEDFDKQYQEALQSTGNLAAGLDRPVEEADIRVIPYGRGDDMGNTFVPAGYEISHRYQYADEEEDEQDAMTPSGAYSYPTGLGPVMMNGCFGTAYEPGDPCYASKIPQTNCPSLIDGATFLGVGFDGRGEYSADSRKRSIIQRSCNNLQTYEDYEVPDTMTVQGVYDTDVESNTFSSMEGYRQYLEQKSAVTSATAMFQEELNKASGYGAGGGAFGLGWSAGGGTASQNGRRSESSNFEARSRAEGGVAEKNTQTFMAMLEINVLRYEIFMDDVKPADLNLAFLWDFLRLPVSYFSIGADTKFQNFILRYGTHYIQSAKFGGQLKIIKTKEASSDLSVRAFSERAQTDWKKTFSTFSAEASMTKSSSWFHKHETKEESENSEGEASQDTEKTSQDSQTEQTSSFEFSNELMVVQGGDQQIAAAITEMYTSSLNTELKAWLDSIKDYPKAFSFVMNPITAALDINFNSLFPNGDVDFGCLGQSDLEVENGTDRRYYIQEKTVTTADNETREVSEIRYCDFNKMEELAEKAAKRKLALGRAITVYLEEGPVLSTDFLLPAGEPGCETATLAYLDGSNSGAPTWAELVSGDEFTIIFDMPYGISSILQAWEIMTVKFKNNRWFSFRTGETPHLYDGYDNGGSNDINGHKVSIQGLVMTYDEETGVFTVTESDLVAGWVEGQQVARAEYHSLLQHLSKQSSTTGDAPCNIKWSNAHRLDPTNGGKCIHFTIASEGDIFIVFAGIPQKHETWVYVQISPEGVALYKSMRLLTTQLQDGASSLGSSNLYQSYFVCITEDTAGGVTTIQYGKTPDNEERPHVWLDFEIDEILSLQYYAFGSGMYPVKVMGVSIIDQPAQDFIVCREGTRKDHGRCSQQCHEECDGCRTTGSDSPTDCIACKHYSVGFPYIEGDSGSFTCVATCPEHMEPATDTKKCTCMKQMEESGEGGTVTCVTECPLTHYDDGNVCKVCSTFCKDVSGKGTRVCTGPNSGDCSVCRYTTSDGACLEGCSPGQKAVAQDEGGFRCDQCQPGHKCVRGDEMEEICPAGTYSSPERTSCLECTAGQFSSSGSQYCQECPSGKYSANSGSSTCTACPSGQYSSSSGSSSCQVCPVGQYSASTGATSCQDCPAGQFSRVGGSSSCDDCPAGQYSADAGSSSCEACAVGYTSEEGATECYDWDDCSPNPCENNGVCTDGVNSFTCACQDRYTGDRCQVRPACPANFMEYGTKCFHLGESTMNYYTARSRCRAAQSQLAMPKDEATNTFIADLIRGSQRSGGSYWIGLGFDEDVDWWTWEDNTPLGWKNWKPGEPNNSNENCVHFLPGSDEWGGGICGAEMYYVCQRNAE, encoded by the exons GAAAAGAGAAGAAGACCATCTCAACTCCCCAGCTGAAGGAAATTTGGAAGAATGTTCTGGACCACAACACCGGCAATCATCCGTTAGCAG GGGTCAGGCGTGACCAAAGCACGGCAGAAGAAACAATGCCCGTTGCAGGCAGCGCTGTTGAAACGATGCCTGTTGCAGAAAACGCGGTTGGTTCCGGTCCTAACACACACGAGAAGAAGAGTGCAAAAGTCTTCTTGGCTCAGGCTGCGAAAGACATCGGCACAAAG GTAGTAGACAAGCTCGGCGACAGGATCGCGGAAGGTGTTGTGGAGAACCATCAGGAGGAGGTAGTGAACGGGTTGCAGAACTACTTTTCATCCCAACTGGAAGACTTCGACAAGCAGTACCAAGAGGCACTACAGTCAACAGGCAATCTGGCGGCAGGCTTGGATCGACCCGTTGAAGAG GCTGACATACGGGTGATCCCGTACGGCAGAGGGGATGACATGGGCAACACCTTCGTACCAGCAGGCTACGAGATCAGCCACAGATATCAGTATGCTGATGAAGA GGAAGACGAACAAGATGCCATGACACCTAGTGGTGCTTACAGCTACCCGACCGGACTGGGCCCTGTGATGATGAACGGGTGTTTCGGGACCGCGTACGAACCAGGAGACCCTTGTTATGCATCTAAGATACCTCAGACGAACTGCCCC AGTTTGATCGACGGAGCGACGTTCCTGGGTGTTGGGTTTGACGGGAGAGGAGAGTACTCAGCTGACTCCAGGAAGAGAAGCATCATACAACGGTCATGTAACAACCTTCAAAC GTACGAAGATTACGAGGTGCCTGACACCATGACAGTCCAAGGCGTTTACGACACAGACGTCGAGTCCAACACCTTTTCCTCCATGGAGGGATACAGGCAGTACCTGGAACAGAAGTCCGCCGTCACTTCAGCCACGGCCATGTTCCAAGAGGAGCTGAACAAGGCGTCTGGGTACGGCGCAGGGGGAGGAGCGTTCGGACTTGGTTGGTCAGCGGGAGGAGGGACCGCCAGTCAGAACGGTCGTCGCTCCGAGTCGTCGAACTTCGAAGCGCGTTCGAGAGCTGAAGGCGGGGTGGCCGAGAAAAACACACAGACGTTCATGGCAATGCTGGAGATCAACGTCCTCAG GTACGAGATCTTCATGGACGATGTGAAGCCTGCCGACCTGAACCTGGCCTTCCTGTGGGACTTCCTTAGGCTTCCGGTGTCTTACTTCTCCATCGGCGCTGACACGAAGTTCC AAAACTTCATCCTTCGCTACGGAACTCACTACATTCAGTCGGCAAAGTTCGGCGGTCAACTGAAGATCATCAAGACCAAGGAGGCCAGCTCGGACCTCTCGGTCCGGGCGTTCTCGGAGAGAGCTCAGACGGACTGGAAGAAGACCTTCAGCACCTTCTCTGCAGAAGCCAGTATGACCAAGTCCAGCAGCTGGTTCCACAAGCATGAGACCAAGGAGGAATCCGAGAATTCTGAAGGAGAGGCCAGCCAAGACACAGAGAAAACTTCACAAGACTCTCAAACTGAGCAGAC GAGTTCGTTTGAGTTCAGTAACGAGTTGATGGTGGTCCAGGGAGGTGACCAGCAGATCGCCGCAGCCATCACCGAGATGTACACCTCCTCCCTCAACACGGAGCTCAAAGCCTGGCTCGACTCTATCAAGGACTACCCGAAAGCCTTCTCGTTCGTCATGAATCCCATCACGGCTGCACTGGACATCAACTTCAACTCGCTGTTTCCCAATGGTGACGTGGACTTCGGCTGCCTGGGACAGAG TGACTTGGAAGTGGAAAATGGAACAGACCGACGATACTACATCCAGGAGAAGACTGTGACAACGGCTGACAACGAGACTCGGGAAGTATCCGAGATTCGGTACTGCGACTTCAATAAGATGGAAGAACTTGCGGAGAAAGCGGCCAAGAGAAAGTTGGCCCTTGGACGAGCGATCACTGTTTACCTGGAAGAG GGTCCCGTCCTGAGCACGGACTTCCTGTTGCCCGCTGGAGAGCCCGGATGTGAAACCGCCACCCTGGCTTACCTGGACGGCAGCAACAGCGGCGCCCCGACCTGGGCCGAACTGGTCAGCGGGGACGAGTTCACCATCATCTTCGACATGCCGTACGGCATCAGCAGCATTCTCCAGGCCTGGGAGATAATGACGGTCAAGTTTAAGAACAACCGTTGGTTCTCCTTCAGGACAGGGGAAACGCCGCATCTGTACGATGGCTATGACAACGGGGGTAGCAACGACATCAATGGACATAAG GTCAGCATCCAAGGCCTTGTGATGACGTATGATGAGGAGACGGGAGTATTCACGGTGACAGAAAGCGACTTGGTGGCTGGCTGGGTGGAAGGACAGCAGGTCGCGAGGGCGGAGTACCACTCACTGCTTCAACATTTAAGCAAGCAAAG CTCTACTACGGGCGATGCACCTTGTAACATCAAGTGGTCCAATGCTCACCGCCTTGATCCAACCAACGGAGGAAAGTGTATCCACTTCACCATAGCGTCGGAGGGCGACATCTTTATCGTGTTCGCCGGAATTCCGCAGAAACACGAGACCTGGGTGTATGTACAGATATCGCCAGAAGGCGTCGCACTCTACAAG TCCATGCGACTGCTGACAACACAGCTCCAAGATGGCGCAAGTAGTCTGGGATCTTCCAACTTGTACCAGTCGTACTTCGTCTGCATAACGGAAGATACCGCCGGCGGGGTGACAACCATACAGTACGGCAAGACGCCAGATAACGAG GAGCGGCCCCATGTCTGGTTAGACTTTGAGATTGACGAGATCCTCAGTCTTCAGTATTACGCGTTTGGCAGTGGGATGTACCCGGTCAAGGTCATGGGCGTGTCCATTATAGATCAACCGGCGCAAGACTTCATCGTCTGCCGGGAGGGAACGAGAAAGGACCACGGGAGGTGCTCGCAGCAGTGTCACGAGGAGTGTGATG GGTGTAGGACGACCGGATCTGACTCACCAACAGACTGTATAGCATGCAAACACTACAGCGTGGGATTCCCATACATAGAAGGGGACAGTGGTTCCTTCACATGCGTGGCTACCTGTCCAGAACACATGGAACCGGCTACTGACACCAAGAAGTGtacct GCATGAAACAGATGGAAGAAAGCGGCGAAGGAGGAACTGTGACTTGTGTAACGGAATGCCCGCTCACCCACTACGACGATGGAAATGTGTGCAAAG TGTGCAGTACCTTCTGCAAAGATGTGAGTGGCAAGGGGACACGAGTTTGCACAGGGCCTAACAGTGGCGACTGTAGTGTCTGCCGGTACACCACTTCGGATGGTGCCTGCTTGGAAGGCTGCAGCCCGGGCCAAAAGGCTGTTGCAcaag ACGAAGGTGGGTTCAGATGTGACCAGTGCCAGCCTGGTCATAAGTGTGTGAGAGGAGACGAGATGGAGGAAATCTGCCCCGCGGGGACCTACAGCAGCCCGGAGAGGACCAGCTGTCTGGAATGTACAGCCGGCCAGTTCAGCAGCTCGGGATCACAGTACTGTCAGGAGTGTCCCTCTGGGAAGTACAGCGCGAACAGCGGGTCCAGCACCTGTACAGCTTGTCCTTCCGGACAGTACAGCTCCAGCAGCGGGTCCAGCAGCTGTCAGGTCTGTCCAGTTGGGCAGTACAGCGCAAGTACCGGGGCCACGAGCTGCCAAGACTGTCCAGCCGGACAGTTCAGCAGAGTTGGAGGGTCCAGTAGCTGTGACGACTGTCCCGCAGGGCAGTACAGTGCGGATGCCGGGTCCAGCAGCTGTGAGGCTTGTGCTGTAGGATACACCAGCGAAGAAGGAGCTACAGAGTGTTATG ACTGGGACGACTGCTCACCCAACCCCTGTGAGAACAACGGAGTTTGTACCGACGGCGTTAACTCGTTCACCTGCGCCTGTCAGGACCGATACACGGGTGACAGATGCCAGGTGAGACCAG CATGCCCAGCCAACTTTATGGAGTATGGCACAAAATGCTTCCATCTCGGAGAGTCAACCATGAACTACTATACAGCCAGAAGTAGATGTAGGGCGGCGCAGTCCCAACTCGCCATGCCCAAGGACGAAGCAACAAACACATTCATCGCCGACCTCATCAGAGGCAGTCAAAGATCTGGCGGCAG CTACTGGATCGGGCTGGGCTTTGATGAGGACGTGGACTGGTGGACGTGGGAGGACAACACTCCTCTCGGGTGGAAGAACTGGAAACCGGGTGAACCAAACAACAGTAATGAGAATTGTGTGCATTTTCTTCCGGGCAGCGATGAGTGGGGCGGTGGAATCTGCGGAGCTGAAATGTACTATGTATGCCAGAG GAACGCCGAGTGA